CGTGgaggacgacatcctggaggaacttccgtacgaaatcctggaggaaattctggacgaaatcctgggggAGCTTCCGAACGAcatcatggagaaacttccgcacgaaatcctggaggaatttacggaagaatttgtggataaagctccggaggaattcctgtaggaacttccacaCGAagatctggaggaacttccggacgaaattctgtgaaaatttccgtacaaaattctggaagaatttccacgcgaaatcctggagaaacttccgaacgaCATCTTGGAataacttctggacgaaatcctggaggaacttttggatggAAACCTGGATGAACTTGAGGGACTTtgggacgacatcctggaggaacttccggaacaattcctggaTAATCTTTCGGACGAAAACCTGAGGAACCCTTcaacgaaatcctgaaggaactttcggatgaaatcctggaggaacttccggaagaattcctggaggaatttgttgaggtacttctgaagaaatttctgagaaTTTCTGATGCTTGAAATAAATCCAAGCCGACCCACGCCGCCGCGCCGCCATCGATcatcaacggcgtgacgccacTACGCTGCTAcaactggctgaaaatgatctatcactccgcggcggaaaattttcaattgacGAATCGTAAAATTATGGGAAGCGTTGAAGTTGTTTAAGAAAGGGGTCATATGCTGTCAAATTTCGGTTTTAGGAGAGAGAGAGAGCAAAGCTTTGTTTagcaaagttgttcaaaatttactgtTCTATCCTATTTACTGTCCTATCTCTATCCTATCGTATCCCTATCCTTTACTTTTCTATTGTTCAAAATGTACTGTAATATTGATATATATTATGGTTAATGGGTAAAACGAAGGtatagagcatccaaactatcttTGAATTGTGAACTGAATGTTCTAAAGAATAAACATGAAAATATGCGATGTCCCCACCATTATTATGAGTTGGATTAGCTCCTATGGACATCAAACTACCATTATGGGCACTTTACAGTATTACCAGAATCTTTACGACTATCCAAAATGTCCTCAAGTTTAGTTCTTGATGATCTCAGTAATCAATATGAAGATATGCGATGTCCCCGTCATTGTTAGGAGTTGGATTAGTCCTTAGGGACATCAAACTATCATTATGGAAAATCTAGAATATTATCAGAATCTCTATAACAATCCAGAATGTCCTCAAGCTTAGTTTTTGATGATCGAAATATTTAACATGAAGATATGCGATGTCCTCGTCATTGTTATGAGTTGGATTAGCTTCTAGGGACTGTACTAGAACTGCGCCTttttccatctcattgaacaAATATTCATCTTATCGCTAAACAATCAAATACAGAACCAATTTCGTCGTTTTtatttgctaacatgcgtgcttactgctgaaaaaatcacaaaaataagaaacaagaccaagagcagtaaccctacgtcaacgaaaaattatttaatgttttgactccaaactccgagtctgaGTCAAGTTTAAACTAGTTATTAATCAATAATATATTTCTCATGAAATGAAAACCAAAgtacaaaataatgtttatacTAAAATATTCTACTGGAAAATATTTATGCGgcctttttaaatatttacatGTATTTACAATATGAAATGGATACCACTGCTGATTGTGCATAATTTAATTGCCGATGGCTTCTGcaaatgaatgaaaataattatttttaataattttttgtCACCAGTTTATTTGTTGTTTGTCTGGGGAaccagaactgttatagtataaccctgttttaatgtacgtatcGTTCAGTACCACCCCATCTTAACATATAGTCAGACATATGTCAAGCCTCGTTCCTATCCCGGAatgatgtggattatgaaaccaatcactttcgctggatgagcagaccaaatctctctggtctaattttatttttctctatTCACGCGCTTCTGTTAAAAACTTGAAGGAATCGTACACGGCATGCAAATCTTGCGGTGGATCAGAAGACCCGTGACTTACATCAtcctgatgtccgtgttagaaaTGCAcgtacgggattggttacatcaGATTTTTTTAGTGGCCTTGAcaagaatttaaattttcaatagcttatcgttaataatcttgagtttcaatgaaattggcaaattgttggatagtgtccgagtcgattgattttcaaatcttaaaaatccttcaaaagataaaggcgctagtaacgttggaaatcttccctttcagcgtaacgccctcgatttacaaaaaaaataaatgacacccagtatagtaaagaaagacgtaagtcctacgtcaaaaattaagtatGTACGATCATAGTTCCCACTGggattggttacccgatctttctTATGGTTGCTCGTATCATGGCCAGCACCACAAGGAGGTGGGGATAGGAGcggctgggtaagaggctaaggacctgGTTTGTCCGAATATATTGGCGTAGTATAATAATTACGTCTCAAATGTCTTGCCTCTAATATATCATGTAGACGTAGTTAATGGTCAGTTTTACTATAGGTAACGAGTGAAAACATTTTCCTACTGATGAATCCGGGGAGGCATTTCCCTCAGCTTGCGAAATCAGCTATAAAATCGCGTACCCAAAGCTAACTGCCGCCGTGCGCTTGGGTGAAAGCACTGTGAACTTGATCTAAATATATCAACACTTTGTTACAAGGTACTTTTCCCGCTGTACATAGAGACTAGGTACTTACATTACATCAGTGTCGTCCTCTCGGCAGACCCACTGATCCTTTGCCAACGACGGTGACGGTGCGTTTTATTTCAGAGACTGCAGCTTGGCACCATTGCAATTGCACGAAGAAGCGGACAGAAACGAGAACCAACAGAAGGCAAGGGACCGTCACGAAGGAAAACATGCTTTTATATTAATCACTTTTAATACATTCTTtatttcatttcttattttcaaaacaGACTTTTCAAGCTGAGAAAAATACAGTACTTGTATaattgtgtgtgtttgtgttgtTCAGGTTTGTTTGTGTTTATCGCTAtaataatagatttttttagagTCTTCATCTTCCGAAAAAGCCAGCTAAACTCGCGTCCCCGGTTGAATGTTTTCCGAATAATTAACGACAATAACAGATCGAAAGTAAAGAATAAACTTGGTAAGGAATCTATAAAGCATCCAAAAAACAAATTACTCTCGTTCCTCTTCAATTAGCTAATTTGAGAGAAAACTTAATTGCTACTAGTAGACCACGTGTTTacaatttaacattattctaaCATGGTAACAAATCCGTCTCAGTTTCTGCGTTTTCTTAAGTTTCCCTAGctgtttgtttatgtttacatgCATACGTGAATATAAGTTTCGATTCTCACCGTTTGCGAATTATTAAATAGCagacttgattttttttccattccgaCATTAATATTCATACTCAGGAAATATATTGATAGATACCCAGTCTGTCACCTTGTGTTTCGATAAACGATTCTTCGACTTTTAATATGTAATACGGGCAGGAGGTTGAGTCTTGtcactttcattttttttttcgttttctgctgtCTTGTCTATTACAAACTAGAATTCTAGATCACTTTCTCTATGCAAAATTAGTCTAGTTACACCTTTTACCACCGAGTGTCGGAACCAGAGTGCACGTTACACGGATTTTGCTAGTCTGGTTCCATTGCTGGGGttcattaaaattattattgcaGCGAATTCCGAGTGGTTTTGCGAAATTAAATTTACACAGTTGGATGATTGTTTTTCGTGTTTGGCCGCTTGGTACAAGAGTATGCATAAATAAAtgtcttttttgatttttgtattgTTCCTCTACTTAGCTGATTGAGAAGATGAGATTTTTCAACACAGTTTAAACTAACGAGCTGAGATTGGTAACTTCGGTTCTAAGCGATCACATGATTTCACCGTTCCCTAAAGCAAACAAATCTGGTGAGTCCTTCAAATACGGATAGCTTTCGATGGGAAACAAAAGAAAATCTGAGGCAAATTGCGACTGACCTTGGGTTTCGGCTGCATTTTACAATTTTCTGTACAACGATTCTACTCTGGTTGCGGATGAACGAGCAAAGAAACAACAAAACtttaaaagaagaaaatatttctttCTGTCGATCAAACATAACACTTGGTTTATTAGCCGTTTTCTAAACATTTATTCAACATTCACAAACGAATAAAATATtactctttaaaaaaaataatgggatgataattataataaaaacaaGTCTTATCGAAGCTGTCTTGTGAGTTAAGTAGAAAATATAACTTTCTTGCACTTTAGCAGCTGTTGAtggtaaataaaaatgaataagTGTATGTACAGGTAATCCATTTCCATCCAAAAGTTCTGCGTTGCCTCGCTCAGCTCAACACTTACAGCTTTTCGCGCTCCGCCTTACTCGCAGGCTTGTTAGCACATTTCTACACATACTGTCTTTGGTTCAACGTTCATCAAAAATGGTCCAATTTCATGTGAAACTATTTCCACCAGTTCCAATACAAATCGTACATATCTTCCCCGTCGCCAGGTCTTTGTCTATATTTACAACGATTTTCAATCTACAATTTTCCACTAAATAATACGCGAATTGCGGTTTAATTTACTACAAGCTAAGGACAGACCACTTCACGTGACGAACAAAGGGGCGGGTGGAGATGATTGCATACAATAAAATCCCTTATTCTACATATGATCACCCATGTTTGACAGATTCAACGCACTGCGGCAGATCTGGTTGATCTCCGGATTGCTGTGGTTCATCAGATGCATGTAGAGCTGTTTGTAGAGCTGGATTTCGTTATTCTTCTCCTCGATCTTCCGCAGCAGCAGGTCCTTCTCTTTGATAAGAGTTTTCACCTTCTCCTCGACTTCTCGCGATCGCACCTTCGCCTTTTCGCGGGACTTTCGTACCGCTATGTTGTTCCGTTCGCGCCTTCTCCGGTATTCGTCGGTTCCCTTGTCGACGGACTTCGGCACCGACTTTCGAGCTACGTGCGGCAGCATTTTGTTGTGTTTGGTAAGGTTCGCTAGGTGGGCAGCTCCGGCAAGATGTGGCAAGGCTTGGTGATGCAACACCGTAGCCGGAGTAAGGTTCGAGAAGGTGTTTCCATTACCGTTCGTAACGTAGTTGCCTGTGCCGATGCCTCCACCACCGCCGCCGCCAGCCAGCTGATAGGTCGTATTACCCATGAACTGTGCTCCACTGTTCTGTAGCTGGCGGCGGTACTCGTTTGGATCTACTGGTTCTTCTTTGATGTTAGCTGACTCCGAAGAACCAACACTGCTGTTTTCGTCACTCGAAGTATTCGCATATGTAGCGCCAGTGTGAACTGGTTGTGGCATGTAGGCCAGAGATCGTTGATAGCTGTTTCCATTTGTGTGTTGGGACAATCGGGCTTGCTGTAGCTGAAGGGCTTTAGCAGCCGCTGTCTGAACTAAGGGGTTCGTCACGCTACCGTTGGTGCTACCGACGGTAACCATTTCGGTGAAGATACCGAGGGCCTCCGGATCACGGAACTGATCATCGATCAGATGTTGGAGGTCCAGCGAAATTTCCTGAGATGTGAGCTCGTCCAGCTCACTTTGCGAGTACTGGATCTGCTGGAGCATTTGCTTTGACAGAATATTTCCGTTGGTTAACGCATTCCCGTTCGATTGGGTGTGTTGGTTCAGTTGAACCTGCTGTTGCTGCTTAAGGGCCAACGTATTCTGGTTGACTGCCGTTGGTGagttgttattattatttggCGTCGAAGCATTATTGTTGTTGGTATTTGTGGTGTTCGCTGCCATTGTTAGTTTCTTGATATCACTTCGCACTTGAATTTGATTTGTGTCATACATTTGAGGCGATTCCATATTTTGCTAAACACTACACTCAGGTTCTTCCAATGCAGCTTTcaaaatccgtatttttttattgcactGTAAATTTCTTCTGATTTCTTCCGATtgcacttcttctttcttccgaatATTATTGCACTGCTTTTCATGAAGTCCTTCTCAGTCCATAACACcatccagaaaaaaatattaacagtCCATTTCAACGACCACTTtcgaaatcttcaaattttcaaattattctcTCCATTATTTTCTTCTATTATAAATCCAGAAGTAGAAATAATCCATTTTAATCCTGGTTCACAGCTCCAAATGACGGATCAGCTTCCTGCTCTCCAACAGTACTTCACAATCCCGGAAAATCCTTGAGAAAATATTCGCGTACCACGGAAACAAGTCACTGTCAGGattgcaaaattttgaaaatagctcAAGAATCTGCGCGCGTAATCCCAGAGCTGGTTTGTTCCTCGCGTCGCGgcgtgtttttctttttttgcgaAAGATGTTTATTGGCGGTACACTTTCTTAAGACTGAAGTCTTAAGACTATGATGCAACTTGTTATATATTAACAACTTCTTCTTCACAGCCCAATCACGGTGTCTCTCTCACTCTGTCCGACTAAGCACCCGTCACCGACCTAAGAGCCGTTTGTGCACTTTCTCACCGACTGACACACTACTGGGTTGCTGCAAGTGGTCCCCCCTTTCGAGTATAGGTGTACTACTACTGTACTACTACTAATACTGCCACTCAAGGGACACGCCAAAGGCAGAGGGGTTGTTCTGTTTCGCTTGGCACCGCACTTCTCCCTCCACCGTCCCGTTCTTCGCCGTAACTCTTTTCCAAACGTCCGAATCAGACGtcagaaatcaaaaatcttCAGCCACCACCGAACGAcaaaaatccaaccaaatccaccAACCGAGGAAGAGAAAGAACAACCTTCAATCGTCGAGAGAGAGCACGCGCGCGCGATTTTCGCTGTTGACAGTCGGATGGCCTAGACTTAAGTGAGGCAAAACTGTATTAAGCAACCCGGTatcaatcgaaataaaaaagcaaCACTCTTTCTCGCGAACGAAAAATGCTCTCTGCGCGTGCAGAACACACCAGCCCAGACCAGACCAACCAGCCGGCGgtcggtcgtcgtcgtcatcgttgcCCTCGCGTCGTGGTCGGTCGCATCTTAGCAACGGTTGGCGAGCATGGCTTTGGGGTAGGGCGGCCTCGCCACGGACGGACCCGATTCACCACCGCGCGCGCGGCAGTGACAGTATGACTTTGAGAGTGAGAGTTTCCTCATACCAGAGTGGAGTTTGAACCCGCCGCCGCTGAACGCCGTCCACGGGCCACACCACACCGCGAGCAGTCGGTTTGTGATGGAATAACGGCACTCTCCGTCTAATACTCGCTCGCGTAATATCGGCGAAACGCGCACGACTTTTCGCGCTCCGTTATTTGATGGTTCCCGCCGTCGCGAGCTGGTTGGTGCTTTATGCGCTTATTCACGATGACGTTCGCTGTGGGATTAGGTCTCTCGTGGGAGCGGTCGCGTGAGGTGACGACGCTGGGAAAGAAGATGCATTTGGGTGCTAGACCACTTGTTGAATGTGGACGATTATATGAGCGTGCTGAAAGTGTGGctagttttgattttctttgaTTGAAATTAATTTACCTTGCCATACTATAATTCGATGGAGATTTTAACCTGTCGCTGCACAATATTTTCATTGTCAGGACTAAGATGGGACAATGAATGAAACTGAAACTAGGATAGACATTGGATCTGACACTCGGACAGGTATGTAAACTAGGACTAAGACTGCAACTGCAACAGCTACTGAGGGGGGAAGAATGTTTGACCGGAAGCCATTTGGCCAACAGCTATTTTGtcgaatgtcatttgaccaaattacACGTAAGACAGAAAGTAATCTAGCCTAATTCTTTTTGGCCGAATTAAACGTATGGTCGAAACGTTTATTGTACCGAAAACAGTTTCGCCGGacatgtcatttggcagaaataaACATACGGCTGAACATATGGccgacatttggccgaagaggCCGTTTGGTTGAAaacgtcatttggcctaaaTCGTTTTTTGGTCGGATAGGTCATGGGGATTGGGACTGTGGCTGAGATTGGAATTGGGACGGGCTCAGAAAATAATATTTGGATTGAGACTGTGTCTGAGATTGGGACTGGAACTGGAACTGTGATTGAGATTAATATTAGAGATGCGAGTGGGGCTGGACACGAAAGTCAGATTTTGATGGGGATTGGGACTGTGGCTGGGATCGGGACTGGGTCTAGGACtgagactgggactgggactgtgACTGTGACTGAGACTGAGACTGGGATTGGGACTGGGATTGGGACTGACACTGGGACTAGGACTGGGACTAGGATTGGGACTGGGACTGTGATTGAGAATAATATTAGAGCTGCGAGTGGGGCTGGACACGAAACTGGGACATTGATGGGGACCGGGACTGTGGCTGAGATTGGGACTGTGACTGTGACTGGGATggggactgggactggaactgggattgggactgggactgggactgtgACTGTGACTAAGACTGgaactgggactgggactgttACTGGGATAGGGACTGGGGCTGGAACTGGGATTTGGACTGCGACTGTGGGACATTGATGGGGATTGGGACTATGGGTGAGATCGGGATTGGGACTGgaactgggactgggactgtgACTGGGATAGGGACTGGGATAGGGACTGGGACTGTGACTGGGAtagggactgggactgggactagGATTGGGACTGGAACTGGGACAGGGACTGGGACTGTGATTGAGAATAATATTAGAGCTGCGAGTGGGACTGGACACGAAACTGGGACATTGGTGAGAACCGGGACTGTGGCTGGAACTGGGACTGTTACTGGGATTGGGACTGGGATTGGGACTGGTACTGGGATagggactgggactggaactGGGATTGGGACTGCGACTGTGGGACATTGATGGGGATTGGGACTATGGGTGAGATCGGGATTGGGACTGGAattgggactgggactggaattgggactgggactggaactGTGACTAAGACTGgaactgggactgggactgggactagAACTGGGATTGGGACTGCGACTgtgactgggactgggactgtgATTGAGATTAATATTAGAGATGCGAATGGGGCTGGACACGAACGACGGACATTGGTGGGGATTGGGACTGTAGCTGAGAATGGGATAGGGACTGgaactgggactgggactgggactgcgACTGTGACTGCGACTGGGACTGTGACTGGGACTGGGAcagggactgggactgggaaaGGGACTGTAactgggatttggattggatttggattggatttagattggatttgtattggttttggattggatttgtataggatttggattggatttggattggaattgattggttgggtttggttggtttggttggttggattggtttggattggtttggattggtttggattggtttggttggtttggattggtttggattggtttggattggtttggattggtttggattggtttggttggtttggattggtttggttggtttggattggtttggattggtttggattggtttggttggtttggattggtttggattggtttggattggtttggttggtttggttggtttggattggtttggattggtttggattggtttggattggtttggttggtttggattggtttggattggtttggttggtttggattggtttggattggtttggattggtttggattggtttggttggtttggattggtttggattggtttggattggtttggttggtttggattggtttggattggtttggtttggtttggattggtttggattggtttggttggtttggattggtttggttggtttggattggtttggattggtttggttggtttggttggtttggattggtttggattggtttggattggtttggttggtttggattggtttggattggtttggattggtttggttggtttggattggtttggattggtttggattggtttggattggtttggattggtttggatggtttggattggtttggttggtttggattggtttggttggtttggattggtttggatttggttggtttggattggtttggattggtttggattggtttggattggtttggattggtttggattggtttggattggtttggttggtttggttggtttggattggtttggattggtttggattggtttggattggtttggttggtttggattggtttggattggtttggattggtttggttggtttggattggtttggttggttggattggtttggattggtttggattggtttggattggtttggattggtttggattggtttggattggtttggattggtttggttggtttggttggtttggttggtttggattggtttggattggtttggttggtttggttggtttggattggtttggattggtttggttggtttggattggtttggttggtttggattggtttggattggtttggttggtttggttggtttggattggtttggattggtttggattggtttggattggtttggattggtttggttggtttggattggtttggattggtttggattggtttggattggtttggattggtttggattggtttggattggtttggattggtttggattggttttggttggtttggattggtttggattggtttggattggtttggattggtttggattggtttggattggtttggattggtttggattggtttggattggtttggattggtttggattggtttggattggtttggttggtttggttggtttggattggtttggattggtttggattggtttggattggtttggattggtttggattggtttggattggtttggattggtttggttggtttggattggtttggttggtttggattggtttggattggtttggattggtttggttggtttggttggtttggattggtttggattggtttggttggtttggattggtttggattggtttggttggtttggattggtttggttggtttggattggtttggattggtttggattggtttggattggtttgggttggtttggttggtttggattggtttggttggtttggattggtttggattggtttggattggtttggattggtttggattggtttggattggtttggattggtttggattggtttggttggtttggattggtttggattggtttggttggtttggattggtttggattggtttggattggtttggattggtttggattggtttggattggtttggattggtttggattggtttggttggtttggattggtttggttggtttggattggtttggttggtttggattggtttggttggtttggattggtttggattggtttggattggtttggattggtttggttggtttggattggtttggattggtttggttggtttggattggtttggattggtttggttggtttggattggtttggttggtttggattggtttggattggtttggattggtttggattggtttggattggtttggttggtttggttggtttggattggtttggattggtttggttggtttggttggtttggattggtttggattggtttggattggtttggattggtttggttggtttggattggtttggttggtttggattggtttggttggtttggattggtttggattggtttggattggtttggttggtttggattggtttggttggtttggattggtttggattggtttggattggtttggttggtttggttggtttggattggtttggattggtttggttggtttggattggtttggattggtttggttggtttggattggtttggattggtttggattggtttggattggtttggttggtttggttggtttggttggtttggattggtttggattggtttggttggtttggattggtttggattggtttggttggtttggattggtttggattggtttggattggtttggattggtttggttggtttggattggtttggttggtttggttggtttggattggtttggattggtttggttggtttggttggtttggattggtttggattggtttggattggtttggattggtttggttggtttggattggtttggattggtttggattggtttggattggtttggattggtttggattggtttggattggtttggattggtttggattggtttggattggtttggttggtttggattggtttggattggtttggattggtttggattggtttggttggtttggattggtttggattggtttggattggtttggattggtttggttggtttgggattggtttggattggtttggattggtttggattggtttggattggtttggttggtttggattggtttggttggtttggattggtttggattggtttggttggtttggattggtttggattggtttggttggtttggttggtttggttggtttggattggtttggattggtttggattggtttggttggtttggattggtttggttggtttggattggtttggattggtttggttggtttggattggtttggattggtttggttggtttggattggtttggattggtttggttggtttggattggtttggattggtttggattggtttggattggtttggattggtttggattggatttggattggtttggattggtttggattggtttggattggtttggttggtttgga
The nucleotide sequence above comes from Armigeres subalbatus isolate Guangzhou_Male chromosome 3, GZ_Asu_2, whole genome shotgun sequence. Encoded proteins:
- the LOC134223675 gene encoding CCAAT/enhancer-binding protein; this translates as MESPQMYDTNQIQVRSDIKKLTMAANTTNTNNNNASTPNNNNNSPTAVNQNTLALKQQQQVQLNQHTQSNGNALTNGNILSKQMLQQIQYSQSELDELTSQEISLDLQHLIDDQFRDPEALGIFTEMVTVGSTNGSVTNPLVQTAAAKALQLQQARLSQHTNGNSYQRSLAYMPQPVHTGATYANTSSDENSSVGSSESANIKEEPVDPNEYRRQLQNSGAQFMGNTTYQLAGGGGGGGIGTGNYVTNGNGNTFSNLTPATVLHHQALPHLAGAAHLANLTKHNKMLPHVARKSVPKSVDKGTDEYRRRRERNNIAVRKSREKAKVRSREVEEKVKTLIKEKDLLLRKIEEKNNEIQLYKQLYMHLMNHSNPEINQICRSALNLSNMGDHM